The DNA window GTCCGGGCTCGTCGGCTCTTCGATCCACAGCGGGCGGAAGCGGGCGAGCGCGGCCATGCGGGCGATCGCCGTCCCGACGTCCCAGGCCTGGTTCGCGTCCATCATCAGCGCCCGGTCGGGACCGATCTCCTCGCGGATCAGCGCGGCGCGGCGGGCGTCGTCTTCGACGCTTACGCCGACTTTCATCTTGACGTGCGTCCATCCCGCCGCCACCGCCTCGCGGCAGAGCCGGCGCACCTTATCGTCCGGGTAGCCGAGCCAGCCGGCCGACGTCGTGTACGCCGGGAACCCGTCGCGCAGCATCTCGGCCTCCCGCGCGCGCCTGGTCGCGGCGTGGCGCCGCAACAGCGCCAGCGCGTCGGCGGGGCTGAGCGCGTCGGTGAGATACCGGAAGTCGATCGCCGCGACGATCTGCTCGGGCGCAAGGTCGCTCAACAACTTCCACAGGGGCTTCTCTTCGCTCTTGGCATAGAGGTCCCAGACCGCGTTCACCAGGGCGGCCGTGGCGAGATGGATCACGCCCTTCTCCGGACCGAGCCAGCGCAACTGGCTGTCGCCGGTGAGCATGCGCCAGAACGCGCCCGGGTCGTCGGCGAACGCGGCCAGCGCCTGCCCGCGGACGAGCGGGGCCAGCGCGTGGACGGCCGCGACGCAGACCTCGTTCCCCCGGCCGATCGTGAAGGTCAGGCCGTGCCCTTCGAGACCCGGGTGGTTGGTCCGGAGCACGACGTACGTCGCCGAGTAGTCGGGGTCGGGGTTCATGGCGTCGGAGCCGTCCAGGTCGCGCGAGGTGGGGAACCGGATGTCGCGGACGATCACGTCCGTGACGGTGGTCGGCATCTCAGCCTCCGTGGTGTCGGACCCGGGCGACGGCCGCGCGCCGGAGCAGGCCCTCGAGACCGTCGGGCGCCCGGCCTTGCGCGAGGCGGGCCTTGATCGGGCGCGGCAACCGCTTGAGACGGCGCTCCACCCGGAGCGCCGCGGAAAGCGTCGGGCACCGCCAGACTCCCACGAGGCGCAGCGGACCGCGTCCCCGGGTATATCGCGCTCCGCGGCCGGCGCGATGCGCCGCCAAGCGCCGGCCGGGATCGGTGGTGTAGCCGGTGTAGTAACTGCGATCACCGCAGCGGAGCAGATACACGTAGTAGCGGCGGAGAGGTTTCAGGCGGGTGGCCATCGCGACGGGGGTTCGCGCCGGTATAGGAATCACCTGCGGGGCCATCGAAGGCAGACGCATCCCTATGAACGCGCGATTCGCGATCGCATGAGCACGCGCTACCTCGGCGCGCGCATCGCCCGCAACGAGGATCCCCGCCTGCTGACCGGACACGGGCTGTTCGTCGACGACGTGCAGATCCATGGGCTCCTGCACGGCGCGGTCCTCCGGAGTCCGCACGCGCACGCGCGCATCCGCCGCCTCGACCTCCGCCGGGCGCGGGCGGCGGCCGGTGTCCTGGCCGTCTACGCCGCCGCGGACCTCGGCGCCCTCAACGGTCCCCTGCCGAAGCTGATCCCTCATCCGGCGCTCGTGCACCACAAGACGCAGTACGCGCTCGCGCCCGACACGGTCCGGTACGCCGGCGAGGCCGTCGCCTTCGCCGTCGCGGAGAGCCGGTACGCCGCCGAGGACGCGCTCGACCTGGTCGATGTCGAGTACGAGCCGCTCCCCGCCGTCGCCGGGCTCGAGGCGGCCGTGGCCCCCGGC is part of the bacterium genome and encodes:
- a CDS encoding GIY-YIG nuclease family protein, which encodes MAPQVIPIPARTPVAMATRLKPLRRYYVYLLRCGDRSYYTGYTTDPGRRLAAHRAGRGARYTRGRGPLRLVGVWRCPTLSAALRVERRLKRLPRPIKARLAQGRAPDGLEGLLRRAAVARVRHHGG
- a CDS encoding enolase C-terminal domain-like protein, with translation MPTTVTDVIVRDIRFPTSRDLDGSDAMNPDPDYSATYVVLRTNHPGLEGHGLTFTIGRGNEVCVAAVHALAPLVRGQALAAFADDPGAFWRMLTGDSQLRWLGPEKGVIHLATAALVNAVWDLYAKSEEKPLWKLLSDLAPEQIVAAIDFRYLTDALSPADALALLRRHAATRRAREAEMLRDGFPAYTTSAGWLGYPDDKVRRLCREAVAAGWTHVKMKVGVSVEDDARRAALIREEIGPDRALMMDANQAWDVGTAIARMAALARFRPLWIEEPTSPDDILGHAAVARAVAPVGVATGEHVHNRVMFKQLFQAGAIRFCQPDVARLGGVNEMLAVLLLAAKFGIPVCPHAGGVGLCEYEQHVSLFDYIAVSASLEGRVLEYVAHLHEHFADPVVIRGGRYLPPTRPGFSITMRPESLTAYEFPGGRVWREA